One segment of Leeia aquatica DNA contains the following:
- a CDS encoding helix-turn-helix domain-containing protein, which translates to MRDTSKTSQSAGKVLDVLNVLLGHFAHGLTPTELAKATGLEPSAITRYVATLEDKGFAERIPETGRIRPSTRLAQHAVGILRSLDAARQRIEEITNRLTTQL; encoded by the coding sequence ATGAGAGACACAAGCAAAACATCGCAATCCGCCGGGAAGGTGCTGGATGTCCTGAATGTGCTGCTGGGGCACTTTGCCCATGGCCTGACACCCACCGAGCTGGCCAAAGCGACCGGGCTGGAGCCCAGTGCCATCACCCGCTACGTCGCCACGCTGGAAGACAAGGGCTTTGCCGAACGTATTCCAGAGACCGGGCGCATCCGCCCCTCAACCCGACTGGCGCAGCACGCTGTTGGCATCTTGCGCTCGCTGGATGCTGCCCGGCAGCGGATCGAAGAGATCACCAATCGTCTGACCACTCAACTTTAA
- a CDS encoding DDE-type integrase/transposase/recombinase has translation MAITPEIRDTLRELASRLDAARHGEQSALVAQTAQFLGWSTQTVYRQLKQAVGWCSGRKARSDKGSTSVSEAALVKLGAVQREAVRDNGKQTLFTTTARGVLEQNGIELKVSNNQLNRLIRNRKLSVDAQREIKPVQHLRALHPNHTHEIDPSLCLVYYLKGRQYIMRDRDFYKNKLENYAKVKFKVWRYVLYDRASGVIVVWYCESAGENQHNLFDFLMFAWGQQEGRLFHGLCRFLLWDKGSANTSAAIKNLCRALGVQTLEHEAGNARAKGGVEGANNIVETQFESRLRFEPVENIEQLNAAASAWSNTWNANLIPGQDSRLRREGLAEPVARFDLWQRIRADQLLLLPPVDVCRAFMTAKEETRKVRPDLTVSFKHPQAERSAIYSLRGLDGVCSGDEVGVCAMVFGDCAIQITVPSYNGEDRIYQIEPERGFDEFGQALSGAVIGEEYKAMPHTLIERAAEAMDGQAYPGLSTDEAKAARAKRITPFEGELKAHSYLHDVDLPTYLPRRGTVHDLVAPQLELPLLTHVEAAKLLKAKVGEAWTVDRFAWLVQRFPDGVPQDQIDTLSTELSGPVTDLKQPLRVLRAVAGGE, from the coding sequence ATGGCGATCACCCCGGAAATTCGTGACACGCTGCGCGAGCTGGCGTCAAGGCTGGATGCTGCCCGGCATGGTGAACAGTCTGCACTGGTGGCTCAAACCGCCCAGTTCCTCGGGTGGTCGACTCAAACCGTATACCGGCAGTTGAAGCAGGCTGTTGGCTGGTGTTCCGGACGCAAGGCGCGGTCTGACAAGGGAAGCACTTCGGTGAGTGAGGCCGCGCTGGTGAAGCTGGGGGCCGTGCAACGTGAGGCGGTGCGCGACAACGGCAAACAGACGCTGTTCACCACTACAGCGCGCGGTGTGCTGGAGCAGAACGGCATCGAGTTGAAGGTGAGCAACAACCAGCTCAACCGGCTGATCCGCAACCGTAAGCTCAGCGTAGACGCGCAGCGGGAGATCAAGCCCGTACAGCACTTGCGCGCGCTGCATCCGAACCATACCCACGAAATCGATCCGTCACTCTGCCTGGTGTATTACCTCAAAGGGCGCCAGTACATCATGCGTGACCGTGACTTCTACAAGAACAAGCTGGAGAACTACGCCAAGGTCAAGTTCAAGGTCTGGCGCTATGTACTGTATGACCGGGCCAGCGGTGTGATTGTTGTGTGGTACTGCGAGTCTGCAGGGGAGAACCAGCACAACCTGTTCGATTTTTTGATGTTTGCATGGGGGCAGCAGGAGGGGCGGCTGTTTCACGGATTGTGCCGCTTCCTGCTGTGGGACAAGGGGAGTGCCAATACCAGTGCCGCCATCAAAAACCTGTGCCGGGCACTCGGGGTGCAAACGCTGGAGCACGAGGCTGGAAACGCCCGCGCCAAAGGGGGCGTTGAAGGTGCCAACAACATCGTCGAGACACAATTCGAGTCACGCCTGCGTTTCGAGCCGGTTGAGAACATCGAGCAACTGAATGCTGCAGCATCCGCCTGGAGTAACACCTGGAACGCCAATCTGATTCCCGGCCAGGACTCACGCTTGCGCCGTGAGGGGCTTGCCGAACCGGTGGCACGCTTTGACCTTTGGCAGCGGATTCGTGCAGACCAACTCCTGCTGCTGCCCCCGGTAGACGTCTGCCGCGCTTTCATGACGGCCAAGGAGGAAACGCGCAAGGTTCGCCCCGATCTGACGGTCAGTTTCAAACATCCGCAGGCCGAACGCTCTGCTATTTACAGCCTGCGCGGGCTGGATGGGGTGTGCAGCGGCGATGAGGTAGGCGTATGTGCGATGGTGTTCGGCGATTGTGCAATCCAGATCACCGTGCCGAGCTACAACGGCGAGGATCGTATCTATCAGATCGAGCCCGAGCGCGGCTTCGATGAATTCGGCCAAGCGCTGTCCGGCGCTGTCATCGGCGAAGAGTACAAAGCGATGCCGCATACCCTGATTGAGCGTGCAGCTGAAGCAATGGACGGCCAAGCCTATCCCGGCTTGTCAACTGATGAGGCCAAGGCCGCACGTGCCAAGCGCATCACACCATTTGAGGGTGAGCTGAAGGCTCATTCCTACCTGCACGATGTTGATCTACCAACCTACTTGCCTCGTCGCGGCACAGTCCACGACCTGGTAGCACCACAACTGGAACTTCCACTTCTTACACATGTTGAAGCGGCCAAGTTGCTCAAAGCCAAAGTGGGCGAGGCTTGGACCGTAGACCGCTTTGCCTGGCTGGTACAACGCTTTCCTGATGGTGTTCCTCAAGACCAGATCGATACCCTCTCGACCGAGTTGTCCGGGCCGGTAACGGATCTCAAGCAGCCGTTGCGCGTCCTGCGTGCAGTGGCAGGAGGTGAGTGA
- a CDS encoding DNA-binding protein, with protein sequence MKLRTPDEARAALQAKGISITQWAIANKFSPNLVFEVLGGRKKCVRGQAHEIAIKLGLKAGEICADPANALTQRRAAA encoded by the coding sequence ATGAAACTACGTACCCCGGACGAAGCGCGGGCCGCGCTTCAGGCCAAAGGCATCTCCATCACCCAATGGGCCATCGCCAACAAATTCTCTCCCAACCTGGTGTTCGAGGTACTGGGGGGCCGCAAAAAGTGCGTTCGTGGCCAAGCCCATGAAATCGCCATCAAGCTGGGGCTGAAGGCGGGCGAGATCTGTGCTGATCCTGCCAACGCCTTGACTCAGCGCCGTGCTGCTGCCTGA